TTATTTTTAAAAAGAGCTGGTAGAGACACGAGAATGATAATTACCGGTAGTGAATAGGTTGATCCGTAAGCATAGGAGAAAATAAAGGAATATGGAGTATAATATTTACAATTGTTGCAATAGACCATAGGAATCTAATTGAAGTAAAGAAGGTGATCGAATAAAGCAGAAGTGGCAATAACAATGGGTCGAACCTATTATCTAACAAACTCATGTGGTTTGTAAGTATTGGTTTTTATGACAATGTAATGGTTTCAATGATCATGTAATGACAATGCTAATGTAATGGCAAtcttattatgtttagtgatctaTTTTGACTTCATAGTTTGGGTTTTATTGTTGAACCATTTATCCAATATAGTGTGCAAAAGTAGATGTAAAACAAGCAAAACTCTATTTGCAGGTCCCAAATTCCAGCAACTTTTTCCATAACTTTTGCCTTTTGAATCTAAAACAAACAAATCAAAACATCATTCGGGTATAAATGTACTAGATAAAAAATGGTCAAAAAGTACCCAATATCAGGCATGCCAAAAGTTAAAGTATGCATAACAAATGGTCAAAAAGTAACTATATACATAACAAAAGTTAAAGTATGCAGGGTTCAAAACATACTTTAAATAGATTATATGCCATTCATTCAAAATATATAACTGAAATATTGTTTACAAAAGCCCACTTTGCCATTCTGCTATCATAACATTACATACAAAAGACAAGCTAATTAGTAATAAAAACAAAAGACTAGCTAACTAGATAGATCAACAGAAGGCAACATACAAAAGACTAGCTAAATAGTAGAGATACAAAAGACTAGCTACATACAAGTCATAACCACACCTACACATGAGATCCAGCAGCTGTATTAGATGCACCAACACCAGACTGAGCACCACTTGGCCTGCCATCTTTCCTTGGCCTTCCAACAGGTTTAGATACCTTAACAGGTTTGTCCTTTGGAACATTTTTGCAGCCTCTTTTGTTATGCCCTTCTTCATGACATAGTTGACATGTCATAACAACACCTGTTTTTGGTATTCTAACTCCACTACCACCTTCATGTGCAGCTCTTCTCCTCTTTCTTTTAGGCATTCCAGGCTTTTTTTTAGGTTGTGGTGGTAGGGGTTTGTTCAAGTTATTTGGAACCCAACATGATATTCCATCAACTGGTCTAAGATATGTACTGTATGTCCCAATATACATATCTTTTCTGAACCATGCTGGAATATAATCTTCTGGAGACTTACCCATAGCAAAAATAGCTGAACAAGCATGGGGACATGGTAAACCAGATAATTGCCACATCCTACAACTACAAGTTCTCATTTTTTCATCAACTTTAAAAGCTTCAGACTTTTGCCTCACTTCAAATTCATAACCACCTGAAAAATGTGTAGTCCAGAACCTACAAATAAGACAATATTAGTCAaaactagtcaaaattagtcaaaattagTAATCTTaatcaaaataaataaaattatttgtGTGTTTACCTGATGATCTTTATTAATTTCAAGTCTTCTCATAATATTTGGGGCTATATCACCAACCCATTCCTGACCAAGTCTTCTCATTACATTCATTCTTTCCATCACAATAACCCTAATTGATTCTAACATTGTTATTATGGGCTTATGTCTACATGTTAGGATCACCGAGTTAAAACATTCACTAAAACCATTTTCTACTGCTTCACACCCTCTGTTTGTTCAAAGAAAGCCCTTGACCAACTTTTTGGATTTCTCTCAATTAAGTAAGTAGCTGCATTTCACTGCTTCTATTAACCCTTTATGTTGATCAGACATAAGGGTTATTCCAACACCACCATTAATTTCCAAATCACCTGCTAGAAGCTCAAGGAACCATGTCCAGTTATCTTTGTTTTCCACACTCACAACAGCCCAAGCAATAGGGTAAATATGGTTATTTCCATCTCTTCCAATTGCAGTCAACAACTCTCCTTGATtaggttttttcaaaaaacaaccaTCTAAAGCTATTATCCTCCTACAACCTCTCTTCCAACCTTTTTTCAGTCCATTTAAACACACATAAAACCTATCAAAATATACTTTTTCATCACGGTTTTGAGTTACTCCAATTTTAACTGTTGATCCTGGGTTGCTGGTTAACAATTCATCACCATAAGACCTTAACAGGGCATAATGTTGTTGTATGGACTTATCATACTCGGATAATGCCCATGTCTTTGCCTTACTACACTGATTGGGGGTAACTGTGCATTTATACTTTTTAAGAACCAAATCAGTAATGTCCACTAATCTAATATTTGGATTTGCCCTAATTTTGTCACCAAACTCTTTCCCTATCCACTTGTAATTTATTAAGCTTCCAAACCTAAAACTTCTAACACAAGTATGTTCATCAACTAAGGATACAATCTGGAATGAATCTTCAGTTTTTATCTTTCTACCAAAGCACCTCCAAGAACATTTTGGTTCATCACCCTTACCCACACTAGGATACCTGTTGTACTTCCTTTTTTACCTATTTATCAGTTATAATAAAagacaattaatatatatacacgtaAGATAATTACATTAATATAATACAGTAAAAACATAGAGTACCTGCATCTGGATTTTTCAATCTAGGTGGTC
This genomic window from Rutidosis leptorrhynchoides isolate AG116_Rl617_1_P2 chromosome 2, CSIRO_AGI_Rlap_v1, whole genome shotgun sequence contains:
- the LOC139890429 gene encoding uncharacterized protein is translated as MLQECEEELKELRTLKANAKKMPKPQPKPKLGVQARSNNVKNENCMIDVVDEHEEFMDELLRKLNGDEQVSDPFKAIVAVENFPIHDDKTNWRMKKPILSEKYVNAKQFKDCLTYYALANGFSLWYHRSSEKEVIAKCGQRPPRLKNPDAGKKGSTTGILVWVRVMNQNVLGGALWIGKEFGDKIRANPNIRLVDITDLVLKKYKCTVTPNQCSKAKTWALSEYDKSIQQHYALLRSYGDELLTSNPGSTVKIGVTQNRDEKVYFDRFYVCLNGLKKGWKRGCRRIIALDGCFLKKPNQGELLTAIGRDGNNHIYPIAWAVVSVENKDNWTWFLELLAGDLEINGGVGITLMSDQHKGFWTTHFSGGYEFEVRQKSEAFKVDEKMRTCSCRMWQLSGLPCPHACSAIFAMGKSPEDYIPAWFRKDMYIGTYSTYLRPVDGISCWVPNNLNKPLPPQPKKKPGMPKRKRRRAAHEGGSGVRIPKTGVVMTCQLCHEEGHNKRGCKNVPKDKPVKVSKPVGRPRKDGRPSGAQSGVGASNTAAGSHV